One stretch of Saccharomonospora xinjiangensis XJ-54 DNA includes these proteins:
- a CDS encoding threonine ammonia-lyase produces the protein MTHRLVRIPTEADVERAVDVVRPVLPPTPVRDAECVLKLETWQPTGSFKVRGALAALASIGQGDEVVAASAGNHALGIAFAATRLGRRATVVVPATASEAKVAALRQYDITLLQHGETYAEAEAHALSLAERGARFVSPYNDPDVIAGQGTLGRELDEQCPGPLTVVCAVGGGGLASGLGLWAATRGDVRVIGVEAEAAPAMAASVRAGRRMPVEVRTTVADGIAANLEDGAVTIGLVAKYVDRLVTVSEDEIAQAVRHLVREHGIVAEGAGAAAFAAVLAGRIDAGEGRVVAVVSGRNIALSTLARLLGPVS, from the coding sequence ATGACTCATCGCCTTGTACGGATTCCGACCGAAGCGGACGTCGAGCGAGCCGTGGACGTCGTGCGGCCGGTGTTGCCGCCGACGCCGGTGAGGGACGCGGAGTGTGTGCTGAAACTGGAGACGTGGCAGCCGACCGGTTCCTTCAAGGTCAGGGGAGCGCTGGCCGCGCTCGCCTCGATCGGCCAAGGCGACGAGGTGGTCGCGGCGTCGGCGGGTAACCACGCGCTCGGCATCGCCTTCGCCGCGACCCGGCTCGGCCGCAGGGCGACCGTCGTGGTGCCTGCCACGGCGTCCGAGGCGAAGGTCGCCGCCCTGCGTCAGTACGACATCACCCTGCTCCAGCACGGCGAGACCTACGCCGAGGCCGAGGCACACGCGCTGTCCCTCGCCGAGCGCGGAGCCCGGTTCGTCTCCCCGTACAACGACCCCGACGTCATCGCGGGGCAGGGCACGCTCGGGAGGGAACTCGATGAGCAGTGCCCCGGTCCGCTGACCGTCGTGTGCGCGGTCGGAGGGGGAGGGCTCGCGTCGGGGCTGGGCCTGTGGGCGGCGACCCGCGGCGACGTGCGCGTGATCGGTGTGGAGGCCGAAGCGGCTCCGGCCATGGCGGCGTCCGTTCGGGCGGGACGCAGGATGCCCGTCGAGGTGCGGACCACCGTGGCCGACGGCATCGCGGCCAACCTGGAGGATGGTGCCGTGACGATCGGCCTCGTCGCCAAGTACGTCGATCGCCTCGTCACGGTGAGCGAGGATGAGATCGCCCAGGCCGTGCGGCACCTGGTGCGTGAACACGGCATCGTGGCCGAAGGCGCGGGAGCCGCCGCGTTCGCGGCCGTGCTCGCCGGCCGGATCGACGCGGGCGAGGGCAGAGTGGTCGCCGTGGTGTCCGGGCGCAACATCGCCCTTTCTACACTGGCCCGGCTGCTTGGCCCTGTTTCCTAG
- a CDS encoding LysR family transcriptional regulator produces MLDLRRLGFLRDVARTGSIAGAAQLAGRTAAAVSQQLAALERDLGVALLERGPRSVRLTDAGRVLAEHADRMLTEADSAEQAVRRVAGLRGGRVRVAAFGTAARFTVPALAAFRRAAPGVELSFVELEPEESVHAVRSGEVDVAVTHQYAQLPPPDLRGLRQTPLREDRLLLALPPSRSPADDGPVALSDHARASWISPRPSAGFQAVVELACRAAGFEPDVGFRTDSYEVMLELVAADFGIALVPELAATPRAGVTYRDISAPEGLSRQVHATTRHADPSPSVARVVELLVERVSSLDGSGRPRRHPG; encoded by the coding sequence GTGCTCGATCTCCGGCGACTCGGGTTCCTGCGGGACGTCGCCCGCACCGGCTCCATCGCAGGAGCCGCGCAGCTGGCCGGCCGTACGGCCGCGGCCGTGTCACAGCAGCTCGCGGCTCTGGAACGTGACCTCGGCGTCGCGCTGCTGGAACGCGGCCCGCGCAGCGTCAGGCTCACGGACGCCGGGAGGGTGCTCGCCGAGCACGCCGATCGCATGCTGACTGAGGCCGACAGCGCCGAGCAGGCCGTGCGGCGGGTGGCTGGCCTGCGTGGCGGGCGGGTCCGGGTGGCCGCGTTCGGCACGGCGGCGAGGTTCACCGTGCCCGCGCTGGCGGCGTTCCGGCGGGCCGCTCCGGGGGTGGAGTTGTCCTTCGTGGAACTGGAACCGGAGGAGTCGGTGCACGCCGTCCGCTCGGGTGAGGTGGACGTCGCGGTCACCCACCAGTACGCCCAGCTACCGCCTCCCGACCTGCGGGGGCTGAGGCAGACCCCGCTGCGGGAGGACCGGCTGCTGCTCGCGCTGCCGCCGAGCCGCTCACCCGCCGACGACGGTCCTGTCGCACTGTCCGACCACGCACGGGCGAGCTGGATCTCACCCCGCCCGAGTGCCGGGTTCCAGGCCGTGGTCGAGCTGGCCTGCAGGGCGGCGGGGTTCGAGCCCGACGTCGGGTTTCGCACCGACAGCTACGAGGTGATGCTCGAACTGGTGGCGGCTGACTTCGGGATCGCGCTCGTGCCGGAGCTGGCCGCCACGCCGCGAGCCGGGGTGACCTACCGCGATATCAGTGCTCCTGAGGGCTTGAGCAGACAGGTGCACGCCACCACGAGGCACGCCGATCCCTCGCCCTCGGTGGCCCGCGTCGTGGAGCTACTCGTGGAGCGGGTCAGTTCCCTGGACGGGTCAGGCCGTCCTCGGCGCCACCCCGGCTGA
- a CDS encoding CapA family protein — MSRRAGATVLGVLGTAALVAACSPSPEPGSGEAQAHTGSAEPTAATPAAPQSFSVVATGDVLIHPELTDQAASDAEAAGNGGPDEFDYGPLLAGVKPLVSEADLALCHLEVPLARDGGTYAGYPQFIAPPELAGDLAEVGYDGCSTASNHTLDHGAEGVVSTLDALDEAGIEHTGSARDQEEAATPLVYDVGGVAVGHVSYTFGFNGFELPSDKPWLSNPLDADALVAEAEAAKEAGAEVVIVSVHWGQEYVHEPTADQQALAERLATEEAIDLVIGHHAHVVQPIEKVGDTWVAWGLGNSIARHAEPKGVSEEGIAARFTFVREDGGWSVGKAEYVPTLVELGPPIRLVDLTTAEPTERRRQALERTDEIVLSRGGAEDGLTRPGN, encoded by the coding sequence ATGTCTCGTCGCGCCGGGGCCACGGTGCTGGGGGTACTCGGTACCGCCGCACTCGTCGCCGCGTGTTCCCCCTCGCCCGAACCTGGGTCAGGCGAGGCCCAGGCCCACACGGGGAGCGCCGAACCCACGGCTGCCACTCCTGCCGCACCGCAGTCGTTCAGCGTGGTCGCCACCGGTGACGTCCTCATCCACCCCGAACTCACCGACCAGGCCGCCTCCGACGCCGAGGCTGCCGGCAACGGCGGCCCCGACGAGTTCGACTACGGCCCGCTGCTCGCGGGGGTGAAACCCCTGGTGTCGGAGGCCGACCTCGCGCTGTGCCACCTGGAGGTGCCATTGGCGCGGGACGGCGGGACCTATGCGGGCTACCCGCAGTTCATCGCGCCGCCCGAACTCGCGGGCGACCTCGCGGAGGTCGGCTACGACGGCTGCTCGACGGCCTCCAACCACACCCTCGACCACGGTGCCGAAGGCGTGGTCAGCACGTTGGACGCGCTCGACGAGGCAGGAATCGAGCACACCGGGTCGGCGCGCGACCAGGAAGAGGCGGCCACACCGCTGGTGTACGACGTCGGCGGGGTCGCCGTCGGCCACGTCTCCTACACGTTCGGCTTCAACGGGTTCGAACTCCCCTCGGACAAGCCGTGGTTGTCGAACCCGCTGGACGCGGACGCGCTCGTCGCCGAGGCCGAAGCGGCGAAGGAAGCGGGCGCCGAGGTCGTCATCGTGAGTGTCCATTGGGGACAGGAATACGTCCACGAGCCGACGGCGGATCAGCAGGCGCTCGCCGAACGCCTCGCCACCGAGGAGGCCATCGACCTCGTCATCGGCCACCACGCCCACGTCGTGCAGCCGATCGAGAAGGTGGGCGACACGTGGGTGGCCTGGGGGCTCGGCAACTCGATAGCCCGGCACGCCGAGCCCAAGGGCGTGTCGGAGGAGGGTATCGCGGCCCGCTTCACGTTCGTCCGCGAGGACGGCGGCTGGTCGGTCGGGAAGGCCGAGTACGTGCCCACACTCGTGGAGCTGGGGCCGCCGATCCGGCTCGTGGACCTGACCACGGCCGAGCCGACGGAACGCAGGCGGCAGGCGCTGGAACGCACCGACGAGATCGTGCTCAGCCGGGGTGGCGCCGAGGACGGCCTGACCCGTCCAGGGAACTGA
- a CDS encoding class F sortase, translating into MVVALVTVPLLWWWARPDAAGPEVGSSGGRAADALAAAPAPAASEPAPAPPAEVSVPSVGLRAPVVGVGVAEGGQLDVPVDVATAGWYRAGPVPGQTSGSSVLVGHVNDVEQGPGAFARIAEVELGDVVRLRTESGQDLRFTVVAREQWAKSEVPLDRLFDTGGAARLVLLTCGGVFDRDSGSYEDNIAVTAVPLDRTPG; encoded by the coding sequence GTGGTCGTGGCGCTCGTGACGGTTCCGCTGCTGTGGTGGTGGGCGCGACCGGACGCGGCAGGGCCGGAGGTCGGCAGCTCGGGCGGTCGCGCCGCTGATGCCCTGGCCGCCGCACCCGCTCCCGCGGCGTCCGAGCCCGCGCCCGCACCTCCGGCCGAGGTGTCCGTGCCCTCGGTCGGCCTGCGAGCCCCGGTCGTCGGCGTCGGCGTCGCCGAAGGGGGTCAGCTCGACGTACCCGTGGACGTCGCCACGGCAGGGTGGTACCGGGCAGGCCCTGTGCCGGGCCAGACGTCCGGGTCGTCGGTGCTTGTCGGGCACGTCAACGACGTCGAGCAAGGGCCGGGAGCCTTCGCTCGCATCGCGGAGGTCGAACTCGGTGACGTGGTACGGCTCAGGACCGAATCCGGGCAGGACCTTCGTTTCACCGTCGTCGCGCGGGAACAGTGGGCCAAATCGGAGGTGCCGCTCGACCGGCTCTTCGACACCGGCGGCGCCGCTCGGCTCGTCCTGCTGACCTGCGGCGGGGTGTTCGATCGCGACAGCGGCTCCTACGAGGACAACATCGCGGTCACGGCGGTGCCACTCGATCGCACGCCTGGCTGA
- a CDS encoding DUF4397 domain-containing protein, whose product MRSRVLGVLGAAATLAAAVAGGGVAAAQGTGMVYVVHGVPDTPVDVYVDGQRTLDDFEPLTVQGPLDVPAGPHEVAIFPADAPDNSGQPVIEATADVPANGNVSLVAHLDEGGNPTLTPYANDVSEVPAGQARLVVRHDAAAPAVDVRAAGTPVVTGLTNPNEQALVTAAGTVEADVVLAGTSDVVIGPASLTLEDGSATFVHAVGSAQDGTLALVPFTITGLGGAPSGVPAGSGEPPGSTVLWVVGSSALTFVLVGAGLVLRRRSADRGVTGS is encoded by the coding sequence ATGCGCAGTCGAGTACTCGGTGTCCTCGGTGCGGCTGCCACACTGGCAGCCGCGGTGGCGGGCGGCGGCGTCGCGGCAGCACAGGGGACCGGCATGGTCTACGTGGTGCACGGCGTACCCGACACCCCGGTGGACGTCTACGTCGATGGTCAACGCACCCTCGACGACTTCGAACCCCTGACGGTGCAGGGCCCGCTGGACGTTCCCGCCGGACCCCACGAGGTCGCGATCTTCCCGGCGGACGCCCCCGACAACAGCGGGCAGCCGGTGATCGAGGCGACGGCCGACGTCCCCGCGAACGGCAACGTCTCGCTGGTCGCGCATCTCGACGAAGGAGGCAACCCCACCCTCACGCCGTACGCGAACGACGTGAGCGAGGTTCCGGCTGGGCAGGCCAGGCTCGTTGTCCGGCACGACGCGGCGGCACCCGCCGTTGACGTTCGCGCGGCGGGAACCCCTGTGGTCACCGGGCTGACCAACCCGAACGAGCAGGCGCTGGTGACGGCCGCAGGCACCGTCGAGGCGGATGTCGTTCTCGCGGGGACCAGTGATGTCGTGATCGGTCCCGCGTCGTTGACCCTGGAGGATGGCTCGGCGACGTTCGTTCACGCCGTCGGTTCCGCGCAGGACGGCACGCTGGCCCTGGTGCCGTTCACCATCACCGGACTCGGCGGGGCGCCGTCCGGTGTGCCCGCGGGTAGCGGGGAGCCCCCCGGTTCCACGGTGCTCTGGGTCGTCGGCAGTTCGGCGTTGACCTTCGTTCTCGTCGGCGCCGGTCTGGTGCTCCGGCGCAGGTCGGCGGACCGGGGTGTGACCGGGTCGTGA
- a CDS encoding RNA polymerase sigma factor: protein MSTPSGEDSALSHREAPESAQDSLWDHLYARYHGLVFAVALAEVSHWADAEDVAQRVFVRAWRSRESFDPVKGEIRSWLLAITRNVIADFRTARTRERALREAVASVAGFDEAGRGGGEVEEDVVNRLLVTSELDRLAEHQRLVVELAFFANLTHSEIAEDTGLPIGTVKSQLRRALHRLRGRRACLAGSD from the coding sequence GTGAGTACTCCGTCCGGCGAGGACAGTGCGCTGTCACACCGTGAGGCACCGGAGAGTGCGCAGGATTCTCTCTGGGACCACCTCTACGCGCGGTATCACGGCCTCGTGTTCGCGGTCGCGCTCGCCGAGGTCTCCCACTGGGCCGACGCCGAGGACGTCGCGCAGCGGGTGTTCGTGCGCGCATGGCGCAGCCGGGAATCGTTCGATCCGGTCAAGGGAGAGATCCGGAGCTGGTTGCTGGCCATCACCAGGAACGTGATCGCCGATTTCCGGACGGCGCGGACACGGGAGCGAGCGCTACGGGAAGCCGTGGCCTCCGTCGCCGGATTCGACGAGGCGGGCCGGGGCGGCGGGGAAGTGGAAGAGGACGTCGTCAACCGGCTGCTGGTCACCTCGGAGCTGGACCGGCTGGCCGAGCACCAGCGGCTCGTGGTGGAACTGGCGTTCTTCGCGAACCTGACGCACAGCGAGATCGCCGAGGACACCGGGCTGCCGATCGGCACGGTGAAGAGCCAGCTGCGCCGCGCCCTGCACAGACTGCGGGGGCGTCGCGCCTGCCTGGCCGGTTCTGACTGA
- a CDS encoding MBL fold metallo-hydrolase, producing MRATTGLLAASLGLAATAGAAVATSGVLTALGGRPDPEVLRSSPQYRDGTFHNARPARWLPRGSTGDAVRSMLFSPEARRPAGAVPLVGPSPGPPDREEELHVTWYGHASSLVELGETRVLLDPVWSDRVSPARFAGPRRLHPVPHRLADLPRLDAIVISHDHYDHLDLNTVRELTRLQAAPFVVPLGVGAHLRAWDVPDERIVELDWHRRANFGALTITATPAQHFSGRGFTRNPTLWASWVLTSPQGRVFYSGDTGYCDAFADIGRDHGPFDLTLVQVGAYAPSWPDIHMTPEEGVATHRDVRGELLVPVHWGTFTLAPHAWAEPVERLLSAAGEHDVRVAVPRPGERLAVKAGSAARSPEHWWRSLMES from the coding sequence ATGCGCGCGACCACAGGATTACTGGCGGCGAGCCTCGGGCTGGCCGCCACGGCGGGAGCCGCCGTGGCGACGTCGGGAGTGCTCACGGCGCTCGGTGGGCGTCCCGACCCTGAGGTGCTGCGATCGTCCCCGCAGTACCGCGACGGCACGTTCCACAACGCGCGTCCCGCGCGATGGCTCCCACGCGGCAGCACGGGCGACGCGGTGCGGTCGATGCTGTTCTCCCCAGAGGCGAGGAGACCAGCGGGCGCGGTGCCGCTCGTGGGGCCGTCCCCCGGCCCGCCTGACCGAGAGGAGGAGCTGCACGTCACGTGGTACGGGCACGCCTCGTCGCTCGTCGAATTGGGCGAGACGCGGGTGCTGCTCGATCCCGTGTGGAGCGACCGCGTGTCACCGGCGCGGTTCGCGGGGCCCCGGCGCCTGCACCCCGTACCCCACCGGCTGGCGGATCTGCCCCGCCTCGACGCGATCGTGATCTCGCACGACCACTACGACCACCTCGACCTGAACACCGTCCGGGAGCTGACCCGCCTGCAAGCGGCGCCGTTCGTGGTCCCGCTCGGCGTCGGTGCCCATCTGAGGGCGTGGGACGTGCCCGACGAGCGCATCGTCGAACTCGACTGGCACCGGCGGGCGAACTTCGGGGCCCTGACGATCACCGCGACCCCGGCGCAGCACTTCTCGGGACGCGGCTTCACCCGCAATCCCACGCTCTGGGCCTCGTGGGTGCTGACCTCCCCGCAGGGGCGGGTGTTCTACAGCGGCGACACCGGGTACTGCGACGCCTTCGCCGATATCGGCCGCGACCACGGGCCGTTCGATCTGACACTTGTGCAGGTGGGCGCGTACGCGCCGAGTTGGCCCGACATCCACATGACGCCGGAGGAGGGTGTCGCCACCCACCGTGACGTCAGGGGCGAGTTGCTCGTGCCCGTCCACTGGGGCACCTTCACCCTCGCCCCGCATGCCTGGGCCGAACCGGTGGAGCGGTTGCTGAGCGCGGCGGGGGAACACGACGTCCGCGTCGCGGTGCCGCGCCCCGGGGAACGGCTGGCGGTCAAGGCAGGCTCCGCCGCCCGGTCGCCGGAACACTGGTGGCGCTCGCTCATGGAGTCCTGA
- a CDS encoding FAD-dependent oxidoreductase, whose protein sequence is MEHTTCCVVGGGPAGMTIALLLARAGVEVTVLEKHPDFLRDFRGDTVHPSTMRLLDELGLGSHFAALSSGRLDRMRMRIGEASIVAADFSRLRAPYDHIAMVPQADFLDLLADAAAEEPTFTLRRPAPVTGLLTSTEDGSPRVHGVRYLHQDGSEHELRAGLVLACDGRDSLVRQAALLRPREFDVPMDVWQVRLPVLSENARGAVVAHVEAGGAAVSMDRGTYAQVAYLIAKGTDARRRAQGLDAFRAHLAGLLGVGDDVVGAITSWDDVPLLRVRMNRLRRWHRPGLLCLGDAAHAMSPVGGVGVNLAIADAVAAARLLGPALRERGTVTTADLARVQRRRTAPTMITQRMQHGEHETLLRPALDGTLAGVPVPLRVVGRSGLLQAATAFLGGKGLFRERPPTFARRVSARERP, encoded by the coding sequence ATGGAACACACGACGTGCTGTGTCGTCGGCGGCGGCCCTGCCGGTATGACGATCGCGCTGCTGCTGGCCAGAGCCGGAGTCGAGGTCACCGTGCTGGAGAAACACCCCGATTTCCTCCGCGACTTCCGGGGTGACACGGTCCACCCGTCCACGATGCGCCTGCTCGACGAACTCGGCCTCGGCAGCCACTTCGCGGCACTGTCATCGGGACGGCTCGACCGGATGCGGATGCGGATCGGTGAGGCGAGCATCGTGGCCGCCGACTTCAGCAGGCTGCGCGCGCCGTACGACCACATCGCGATGGTTCCGCAGGCAGACTTCCTGGACCTGCTGGCCGACGCCGCAGCGGAGGAACCCACGTTCACCCTGCGGCGACCGGCTCCGGTCACCGGGCTCCTGACGAGTACCGAGGACGGCTCCCCCCGCGTGCACGGTGTGCGCTACCTGCACCAGGACGGCAGCGAGCACGAGCTACGGGCCGGGCTCGTGCTCGCCTGCGACGGGCGAGACTCGCTGGTCCGGCAGGCCGCCCTGCTGCGGCCGCGCGAGTTCGACGTGCCGATGGACGTCTGGCAGGTGCGGCTGCCGGTGCTCTCCGAGAACGCCAGGGGCGCCGTCGTCGCGCATGTCGAGGCAGGTGGCGCCGCTGTCAGCATGGACAGGGGAACCTACGCCCAGGTCGCCTACCTCATCGCGAAGGGAACCGACGCGCGGCGCAGGGCGCAGGGTCTCGATGCCTTCCGCGCGCACCTCGCCGGGTTGCTCGGGGTCGGTGACGACGTCGTCGGCGCGATCACCTCGTGGGACGACGTCCCGCTGCTGCGGGTGCGCATGAACCGGCTGCGGCGATGGCACCGCCCCGGACTGCTGTGCCTCGGCGACGCCGCCCACGCGATGTCGCCCGTCGGCGGTGTCGGCGTCAACCTCGCCATCGCCGACGCCGTGGCCGCCGCGCGGCTGCTGGGCCCCGCCCTCCGCGAACGCGGAACCGTCACCACGGCCGACCTCGCCAGGGTGCAGCGCAGGCGCACGGCGCCCACGATGATCACGCAGCGCATGCAGCACGGTGAGCACGAGACGCTCCTGCGCCCCGCGCTCGACGGCACACTCGCGGGCGTGCCGGTGCCGCTGCGCGTGGTGGGCCGCAGTGGCCTGCTCCAGGCGGCGACGGCGTTCCTCGGCGGCAAGGGCCTGTTCCGCGAACGGCCTCCCACGTTCGCCCGCCGGGTCAGCGCGCGTGAACGGCCGTGA
- a CDS encoding TetR/AcrR family transcriptional regulator: MAQGRTPGAASSPTFTEQARRRQIIDSTIELVSQRGYAGTSLAAIAQHAGISKAAVLYHFGSKADLAEATLAHVFDRFGAYVRERMDAAPDPESRLVAYVRAMIGYQREHRTHVRLITEVLLDDREGTRFRQPGQHDRNGRWRSLAELLRQGQREGRFRPFDADWVALAVGGAIDNIVSHWLADPGLDLDAATAELETFVLTAVHAR, from the coding sequence ATGGCGCAGGGACGCACGCCCGGAGCCGCGTCCTCGCCGACCTTCACCGAACAGGCACGACGACGGCAGATCATCGACAGCACGATCGAACTGGTGTCCCAGCGCGGCTATGCGGGCACGTCACTGGCGGCGATCGCCCAGCACGCCGGCATCTCGAAGGCCGCCGTGCTGTACCACTTCGGGTCGAAGGCCGACCTCGCTGAAGCGACATTGGCGCACGTGTTCGACCGTTTCGGCGCGTACGTGCGTGAGCGCATGGACGCCGCGCCCGACCCGGAGAGCAGGCTCGTGGCGTACGTGCGGGCGATGATCGGCTACCAGCGTGAGCATCGCACGCACGTCCGGCTGATCACCGAGGTGTTGCTCGACGACCGCGAGGGCACGCGGTTCCGGCAGCCCGGCCAGCACGACCGGAACGGCCGATGGCGGTCACTCGCGGAGTTACTGCGGCAGGGGCAGCGGGAGGGGCGGTTCCGGCCTTTCGACGCCGACTGGGTGGCGCTGGCCGTGGGCGGGGCCATCGACAACATCGTGTCGCACTGGCTGGCCGATCCCGGCCTCGATCTGGACGCCGCGACGGCCGAGTTGGAGACCTTCGTGCTCACGGCCGTTCACGCGCGCTGA
- a CDS encoding AraC family transcriptional regulator, with amino-acid sequence MDALGSLLDGPRAHGAFVLRAMLDPPWSLRVRDGAALTVLAITRGRAWLVPDDAGPVRLDAGDIAVLSGPDPYTVACEPGLEPTVVIEPGGHSTTTTGDDLCGTWSTGLRTWGTGTAAGDAMLIGSYDVRGEVGGRLLAALPPRLALESDDSHTPLVSLLETEIDRADPGQEVVLDRLLDLLLVSVLRTWFASPGRDAPGWVRAHADPVVGRALRLLHDEPALPWTVSALATRVGVSRAALARRFTELVGEPPMTYLTGWRLALAADLLRDPGVTLDTIARRVGYGSAFALSTAFKRAYGVSPGRYRLTRPA; translated from the coding sequence GTGGACGCGCTGGGCAGCCTGCTCGACGGGCCGAGAGCACACGGGGCCTTCGTACTCAGGGCGATGCTCGACCCGCCGTGGTCACTGCGGGTGCGCGACGGCGCCGCGCTTACCGTGCTCGCGATCACGCGGGGGCGGGCGTGGCTCGTCCCCGACGACGCCGGCCCGGTCCGCCTCGACGCGGGCGACATCGCCGTGCTGTCCGGCCCCGACCCGTACACCGTGGCGTGCGAACCCGGACTCGAACCGACCGTGGTGATCGAACCCGGCGGGCACAGCACCACCACGACCGGCGACGACCTCTGCGGGACGTGGTCAACAGGGTTGCGGACGTGGGGCACCGGAACGGCGGCGGGCGATGCCATGCTGATCGGGTCCTACGACGTGCGCGGGGAGGTGGGCGGGCGGTTGCTCGCCGCACTTCCTCCCCGGCTGGCGCTGGAGTCCGACGACAGTCACACCCCGCTGGTGTCACTGCTGGAAACCGAGATCGACCGCGCCGATCCCGGCCAGGAGGTCGTTCTCGACCGCCTGCTCGACCTGCTGCTCGTCAGTGTGCTTCGCACGTGGTTCGCGAGTCCCGGACGGGATGCTCCCGGGTGGGTCAGGGCGCATGCCGACCCGGTCGTCGGCCGCGCCCTGCGGCTGCTGCACGACGAGCCCGCGTTGCCCTGGACGGTGTCGGCGCTCGCGACCCGCGTCGGCGTGTCGCGAGCCGCGCTGGCCAGGCGGTTCACCGAGCTGGTCGGTGAACCGCCGATGACCTACCTCACCGGCTGGCGCCTCGCGCTGGCCGCCGACCTGCTCCGCGATCCCGGCGTCACCCTCGACACCATCGCGCGCCGCGTCGGCTACGGCAGCGCGTTCGCGTTGAGCACCGCGTTCAAGCGCGCCTACGGCGTCAGCCCCGGCCGGTACCGCCTCACCCGGCCCGCGTGA
- a CDS encoding NAD(P)H-binding protein: MTTTDVTKVLVLGASGKTGRRVAERLRRRSNVVVRPASRSTRPRFDWNDESTWDEVLDGMDAAYVVYAPDLAAPGADEAVGAFARRAVSLGVRRLVLLSGRGEEGAGRAERTLGASGAEWTVVRCAWFAQAFSEDFLRDAVVDGTIALPAGEVAEPFVDADDIADVAVAALLDSGDAGHAGRVYELTGPRALTFAQVAAELSEAIGREVRYVPVPETEYGAMLTGHGVPEADAEFLAGLFATVLDGRNAHVADGVREALGREPRDVRDVVRAAATDGAWDAAAVTRAG; this comes from the coding sequence ATGACAACGACGGATGTGACGAAGGTTCTGGTGCTCGGCGCGAGCGGCAAGACGGGGCGCAGGGTGGCCGAAAGGCTCCGTCGGAGGAGCAACGTCGTGGTGCGACCGGCTTCCCGCTCGACGCGGCCCCGCTTCGACTGGAACGATGAGTCCACATGGGACGAGGTGCTCGACGGGATGGACGCCGCCTACGTGGTGTACGCGCCGGATCTCGCCGCCCCCGGTGCTGACGAGGCCGTTGGTGCGTTCGCGCGGCGCGCGGTGTCCCTCGGTGTGCGCAGACTCGTGCTGCTGTCCGGCAGGGGCGAGGAAGGGGCAGGCAGGGCCGAACGCACCCTGGGCGCGTCGGGTGCCGAGTGGACGGTCGTGCGGTGTGCCTGGTTCGCGCAGGCGTTCAGCGAGGATTTCCTGCGGGATGCGGTGGTGGACGGCACCATCGCGTTACCGGCGGGGGAGGTCGCGGAGCCGTTCGTGGACGCGGACGACATCGCCGACGTCGCGGTGGCGGCGCTGCTCGACAGTGGCGACGCAGGCCACGCGGGACGCGTCTACGAGCTGACGGGTCCGCGTGCCCTGACGTTCGCGCAGGTGGCCGCCGAGTTGTCCGAGGCGATCGGGCGCGAGGTGCGTTACGTGCCCGTGCCCGAGACCGAGTACGGCGCGATGCTCACCGGCCACGGAGTACCGGAGGCGGACGCGGAGTTCCTGGCGGGATTGTTCGCGACGGTGCTCGACGGCCGCAACGCCCACGTCGCCGACGGTGTTCGGGAGGCGCTCGGCAGGGAGCCCCGCGACGTCCGTGACGTCGTGCGTGCGGCCGCCACCGACGGCGCGTGGGATGCCGCGGCCGTCACGCGGGCCGGGTGA